One window from the genome of Anguilla rostrata isolate EN2019 chromosome 5, ASM1855537v3, whole genome shotgun sequence encodes:
- the LOC135254962 gene encoding synemin-like has protein sequence MFQFRRTFENEKLQLQELNERLGQYLSRVNQLEQENAFLAKEINVVRQEKTVEWENQHMVELRELRRMVNQLAFEKSRAEMEREKLWRELQMVQEMCNNESGECRNIEVEVKGCEKHLHQTLRTNQALEERLFQLENECKSLEDAQRQEIVHVRNQVYSRAMPVFARQNYQAPRALTTEEIEEYAQTLSDSWTESFEMYQRKIEDLEESIRADEAKLEDLHRQNMQYAAELKKLNLEAEKQNQLHAHLEEQIMNMQDSCHMELNQYQVMMEELEEERQALVTDIAEKLRDHQELMQVKTGLSLEVAAYRALLEGESKDVLVWTDQHSRGASRRIDVQAPAPSYYLKGSAVNWQDIKRHPARSTALNTQYMEPASSLRTSSPSSQLRSNITSSTSRRDHRSPLARRDMLSFTVASRHQAATSSAAPGAEERGIGIQKKTTVHETTVRSKEASQSMAKDLAHDRQAGASDRSRVGSLQRSPGVKSNIEEAGRKSVKVVSPPMMSLVSDAVTKDDNRKVQDVKVVKVKETELKAESTPSKVTASHSSGEVGGSQNLTAGTWDDHDGKQQEGGGIVYKSQTRTKWNLDEEDTGEEMFPEEQKVLHSISMEDIIETVVKPVGLDTKLMSSPDSKVTYHVEKMEEEDGTTKTKIILQSKVEEELDMSDESALGELLSHGGKTVTLQDIRGTPTGDMIENLLSLGLQDGGATLENKSINVEIIEEPAEDRSDEETEEKPAPKPFQPSSMHFQIQELEDDPESSQLTERSTKTTKASVAAGGYLKAELAAFPEGTGGSSYYTQIQGTEYVVSTPEEYASEPEEGGDFPSYEQYGREDDWSDERYYQKDAQDVQQAVSSRRGYTVRVVEEEEDTPWIGIEGQGGSYTKELVTKVSKTEKHITLGPSDKSFSFQMDAGEVATAATAATATDGNQQA, from the exons ATGTTCCAGTTTAGAAGAACCTTTGAAAACGAAAAGcttcagctgcaggagctgaatgAGAGACTAGGTCAGTACTTGTCCAGAGTGAATCAGTTGGAGCAAGAAAATGCGTTCCTTGCAAAGGAGATCAACGTCGTTCGACAGGAAAAGACGGTGGAATGGGAAAACCAGCATATGGTGGAACTGCGTGAACTCAGGAGAATGGTGAACCAGTTGGCCTTTGAGAAGTCCAGAGCGGAGATGGAACGGGAGAAGCTGTGGCGCGAGCTCCAGATGGTCCAagaaatgtgtaataatgaatcAGGGGAGTGCAGAAACATCGAGGTGGAGGTAAAAGGTTGTGAGAAGCACCTGCACCAAACCCTAAGGACGAACCAAGCCTTGGAGGAGCGGCTCTTCCAGCTTGAGAACGAATGCAAGAGCCTGGAAGATGCCCAACGGCAAGAAATTGTCCATGTCAGAAATCAAGTCTATTCCAGGGCAATGCCCGTCTTCGCCCGTCAAAATTACCAGGCTCCTAGAGCACTCACCACGGAGGAAATCGAGGAATACGCGCAAACCCTGTCCGACAGTTGGACGGAGAGTTTTGAGATGTACCAGAGGAAAATCGAGGACTTGGAAGAGTCCATCAGAGCAGACGAGGCGAAGTTAGAGGATCTCCACCGGCAAAACATGCAGTACGCCGCAGAGCTGAAGAAACTTAATTTGGAAGCTGAGAAACAAAACCAGTTGCATGCACACCTCGAGGAGCAAATTATGAACATGCAAGATAGTTGCCATATGGAGCTAAATCAGTATCAG GTGAtgatggaggagctggaggaagagcgGCAGGCCCTGGTCACTGACATTGCTGAGAAACTGAGAGATCACCAGGAGCTGATGCAGGTGAAGACGGGGCTCAGTCTGGAGGTGGCTGCCTACAG GGCATTATTGGAAGGAGAAAGCAAAGACGTGTTGGTCTGGACAGATCAGCATTCCAGAGGAGCATCCAGGAGAATAG ATGTTCAGGCACCAGCACCCTCCTACTATCTGAAAGGGTCAGCAGTGAACTGGCAAGATATAAAAAGGCATCCTGCCAGAAGCACAGCTTTGAACACCCAGTACATGGAGCCAGCATCAAGCCTTAGAACTTCATCTCCATCAAGCCAGCTAAGATCTAATATCACGAGCAGCACCTCACGGAGAGATCACCGAAGTCCTCTGGCTAGAAGAGACATGCTGTCCTTTACCGTTGCTTCAAGACACCAAGCCGCCACCAGTTCTGCAGCACCTGGAGCTGAGGAAAGGGGCATTGGCATCCAAAAGAAAACTACAGTTCATGAGACGACGGTGAGAAGCAAGGAAGCCTCCCAGAGTATGGCCAAAGATTTGGCACATGATCGGCAGGCTGGTGCTTCAGACAGATCCAGGGTGGGTTCCTTGCAAAGGTCACCGGGAGTGAAATCAAACATAGAGGAGGCTGGCAGAAAGTCAGTAAAGGTGGTGTCACCTCCAATGATGAGCCTGGTCAGTGATGCAGTGACGAAGGATGACAACAGGAAGGTCCAGGATGTTAAAGTCGTCAAGGTGAAGGAAACGGAACTCAAAGCAGAAAGCACCCCGAGCAAAGTTACAGCAAGTCACAGCAGTGGAGAGGTTGGGGGCTCTCAAAACCTCACAGCAGGAACATGGGACGATCATGATGGGAAGCAGCAAGAAGGTGGTGGCATTGTCTACAAGTCACAGACAAGAACTAAATGGAATTTGGATGAGGAAGACACAGGGGAGGAGATGTTCCCGGAGGAGCAGAAGGTGTTACACTCAATCTCCATGGAAGATATAATTGAGACAGTGGTGAAGCCTGTGGGCCTGGACACCAAACTAATGTCATCTCCGGACTCCAAGGTCACGTACCACGtggagaagatggaggaggaggatgggacCACTAAGACCAAAATCATATTGCAGTCAAAGGTGGAGGAAGAACTAGACATGTCAGATGAATCTGCACTGGGGGAGCTCCTCAGCCATGGAGGGAAGACAGTCACCCTTCAGGATATCAGGGGAACCCCAACAGGTGATATGATTGAAAACCTGCTCAGCCTGGGGCTCCAGGATGGGGGTGCCACCCTGGAAAACAAGTCAATCAATGTGGAGATAATTGAAGAGCCAGCAGAGGACCGCAGTGATGAGGAGACTGAAGAGAAGCCAGCACCTAAACCTTTCCAGCCTTCCTCCATGCACTTCCAGATACAAGAGCTGGAAGATGATCCTGAATCTTCCCAGCTCACAGAGAGAAGTACCAAGACAACAAAGGCCTCCGTAGCCGCTGGAGGCTACCTGAAGGCTGAATTGGCAGCATTTCCAGAAGGTACTGGAGGCTCTTCGTACTACACCCAGATCCAAGGGACAGAGTACGTAGTCTCCACCCCTGAAGAATATGCATCAGAGCCTGAGGAAGGAGGTGACTTCCCATCCTATGAACAATATGGAAGAGAGGATGACTGGTCAGATGAGAGGTACTATCAAAAGGACGCCCAGGACGTTCAGCAAGCAGTCAGCTCCAGACGGGGATACACAGTGAGGGTCgtggaagaagaggaagacacTCCATGGATTGGCATTGAGGGACAGGGAGGCAGCTACACCAAGGAATTGGTGACCAAGGTCAGCAAAACAGAGAAGCATATCACGCTAGGGCCCTCTGATAAGTCGTTCAGTTTCCAGATGGATGCCGGTGAGGTTGCCACGGCAGCCACGGCAGCAACGGCAACCGATGGGAATCAGCAGGCCTAA